One window of Candidatus Neomarinimicrobiota bacterium genomic DNA carries:
- the mreC gene encoding rod shape-determining protein MreC translates to MFEKIINFIYKNYEYLILAILVLVSIFILLSNESIPIRYMQGRVADFFYFLHYPRLWLDELSNIIDENKQLKEENLKLKLLNYQLLEAYEENKRLKDLIGFIKQTSYELIPAKVLNRGVTPVLSSILINVGRKHGVATNMAVLTTSGVIGKVVTTGDNTSIVQVLDDVNFRLSVRFQNSRLLGIMKWREGGLAEVRNIPSTLKISQGEKVVTSGFSDIFPQGLPVGEVVEVVPSEDKINQIAIIRPFANLNTVEEVFVIKRF, encoded by the coding sequence ATGTTTGAAAAGATTATAAATTTTATATATAAAAATTATGAATACCTGATATTGGCGATACTTGTACTCGTTTCTATATTTATATTATTATCGAATGAATCTATACCCATACGATATATGCAAGGTAGAGTAGCGGACTTCTTTTATTTTTTACATTATCCGAGATTGTGGCTTGATGAATTGTCGAATATAATTGACGAAAATAAACAGTTGAAAGAGGAAAATCTGAAGTTGAAATTACTGAATTATCAATTGTTGGAGGCATATGAAGAGAATAAGAGGTTAAAAGATCTGATTGGTTTTATCAAGCAAACCAGCTACGAATTGATCCCAGCGAAGGTATTAAATAGAGGAGTTACACCTGTCTTGAGCTCTATTCTAATAAATGTTGGTAGAAAGCATGGTGTAGCAACCAATATGGCTGTGCTTACTACTTCTGGAGTTATTGGTAAAGTGGTTACTACTGGTGATAATACATCAATTGTACAGGTTTTGGATGATGTTAATTTCAGGCTCAGTGTCCGATTCCAGAATTCGAGATTATTAGGAATAATGAAATGGAGAGAAGGAGGGTTGGCAGAAGTTAGAAATATTCCATCGACACTTAAGATAAGCCAGGGAGAGAAAGTAGTAACTTCAGGTTTCAGTGACATATTTCCGCAGGGATTACCAGTTGGTGAAGTGGTAGAAGTAGTTCCATCGGAAGATAAAATTAATCAGATTGCGATTATTAGACCCTTTGCCAATTTAAATACTGTTGAAGAAGTTTTTGTAATAAAGAGATTCTAA
- the purH gene encoding bifunctional phosphoribosylaminoimidazolecarboxamide formyltransferase/IMP cyclohydrolase — MERIERAIISVWDKAGLDKLAKGISKNGIEIYSTGGTYRYLKNIGVDATKIEDFTGFPEVMNGRVKTLNPMIFAGILADVEKKAHIDDLKKINTVPFQLVVVNLYPFEEALRKGANHEEMIEMIDIGGTSLLRAAAKNHKHVVVLSDTSQYDEFLERLETGSIDLDYRKRLSASVFWKTANYDSIIYDYLEGEESLLPEKKIFAIVIDKKLRYGENPDQNAAFYKRVDNRNGDPFQVLHGKELSYNNYIDCLAAFDIVKGFNHTCCVIIKHTNPCGFGTGDFQVESYKRAVKTDPVSCFGGIVGFNTIVEKETAEELVKSFLECIVAPGFMDDALEILKQKKNLRLVIPNKKFFDSDIEIKSYGAGFLLQEGQSDDPGGWNVVTEIEPDDDFMRALHIGWHLVRFVKSNAVVIADNDGSVGIGAGQMSRIDALKIAIRKAQEANLKIEGSILASDAFFPFRDSIDLASQYGIKGVIQPGGSVRDNEVINACNEHKMFMIFTGKRVFKH, encoded by the coding sequence ATGGAAAGAATAGAGCGGGCGATTATCAGTGTATGGGATAAGGCCGGGCTTGATAAGCTTGCAAAAGGAATTAGTAAAAATGGGATAGAGATATATTCAACAGGGGGAACCTATAGGTATCTAAAAAATATCGGAGTAGATGCCACAAAGATTGAAGATTTTACAGGTTTCCCGGAGGTAATGAATGGTAGAGTAAAGACTTTGAATCCCATGATATTTGCGGGCATCCTGGCAGACGTAGAGAAGAAAGCTCATATTGATGATTTAAAAAAAATAAATACTGTTCCGTTTCAACTTGTGGTTGTCAATCTTTATCCTTTTGAGGAGGCTCTTAGAAAGGGAGCTAATCATGAAGAGATGATAGAGATGATTGATATTGGAGGGACTTCTTTATTGCGAGCGGCAGCAAAAAATCATAAGCATGTTGTAGTGCTAAGTGATACAAGTCAATATGATGAGTTTCTGGAAAGATTGGAAACTGGTTCTATAGACCTTGATTACCGTAAACGTTTGTCTGCATCGGTTTTCTGGAAGACAGCTAATTATGATTCTATCATTTATGATTATTTGGAAGGAGAAGAGAGCCTCCTGCCTGAGAAAAAAATATTTGCAATAGTGATAGATAAAAAGCTTAGATATGGCGAAAATCCTGATCAGAATGCTGCATTTTATAAAAGAGTTGATAACCGGAATGGTGACCCATTTCAGGTATTGCATGGAAAAGAACTCTCTTATAATAATTATATAGATTGCCTGGCAGCATTTGATATAGTTAAAGGATTTAATCATACCTGCTGCGTTATTATTAAGCATACGAATCCCTGCGGATTTGGGACAGGTGATTTTCAAGTAGAATCATATAAAAGGGCTGTTAAAACCGATCCAGTTAGCTGTTTTGGTGGAATTGTTGGTTTCAATACGATTGTGGAAAAGGAGACCGCAGAAGAGCTGGTGAAAAGTTTTCTGGAATGTATAGTAGCACCGGGATTTATGGATGATGCACTTGAGATATTGAAACAGAAAAAGAACCTTAGGTTGGTCATCCCTAACAAGAAGTTTTTTGATAGTGATATTGAGATAAAAAGCTATGGAGCAGGTTTTCTTTTACAAGAGGGTCAATCTGACGATCCGGGAGGTTGGAATGTTGTTACTGAGATTGAGCCAGATGATGATTTTATGAGGGCTTTACATATAGGATGGCATCTAGTCAGGTTTGTAAAGTCCAATGCTGTCGTTATCGCAGATAATGATGGATCGGTGGGGATTGGTGCTGGCCAAATGTCGAGAATTGATGCGTTGAAAATAGCAATAAGAAAAGCACAGGAAGCTAATTTAAAAATAGAAGGATCGATCTTAGCATCTGATGCTTTTTTCCCGTTCAGAGACTCTATTGATTTAGCTTCCCAATATGGCATTAAGGGAGTTATTCAACCAGGAGGAAGTGTGAGGGATAATGAGGTAATAAATGCCTGTAATGAACATAAAATGTTCATGATATTTACGGGTAAGAGGGTATTTAAACATTAG
- a CDS encoding rod shape-determining protein, protein MGFSLFNAFTGDLAIDLGTANTLIYVKGKGIVLNEPSIVAQSAHTGEVVAVGNDAKEMLGKTHKDIVTVRPLKDGVIADFEMTDAMIRGFIRKINLSRIARPRMVICIPSGITEVEKRAVRDSADRANAREVFLVEEPIAAAIGIGIDISEPVGNIIVDIGGGTTEIAVIALNGIVTKQTIRVGGDEMDEAIIQYFKREHNLLIGEKTSELIKCTVGSAMPINDTTITVKGRSLVAGIPKTIEVSSVEIRECLKEVVDLIIDAIKQALEQTPPELSSDILDRGIILSGGGALLKGLDQRIKVETGLPVHVAEEPLLSVVKGTGKILENIDKYRDILL, encoded by the coding sequence ATGGGTTTTTCATTATTTAATGCATTCACAGGTGATTTAGCTATTGATCTTGGCACAGCCAATACATTGATTTATGTAAAAGGTAAGGGGATTGTATTAAATGAACCATCAATAGTTGCCCAGAGTGCTCATACTGGAGAAGTTGTTGCTGTAGGAAATGATGCAAAGGAAATGCTCGGAAAGACACATAAAGATATAGTAACAGTTAGACCTCTAAAGGATGGGGTTATTGCAGATTTTGAAATGACGGATGCTATGATTCGTGGATTCATTAGAAAAATTAATTTGAGCCGTATTGCTCGCCCAAGGATGGTGATCTGTATCCCTTCTGGTATAACAGAGGTAGAGAAAAGAGCTGTAAGAGATTCTGCTGATAGGGCAAATGCAAGGGAAGTATTTCTTGTGGAAGAACCGATAGCTGCAGCTATAGGGATTGGTATAGATATATCAGAACCTGTTGGAAATATTATTGTTGATATAGGTGGTGGTACGACTGAAATAGCAGTCATTGCTCTTAATGGAATAGTGACTAAGCAGACAATTCGAGTTGGAGGAGATGAAATGGATGAAGCTATAATACAATATTTTAAACGTGAGCATAATCTTTTGATAGGTGAAAAGACATCTGAATTGATAAAATGTACCGTTGGTTCCGCCATGCCAATAAATGATACAACAATAACAGTTAAAGGGCGTTCTTTAGTGGCAGGAATACCAAAGACAATCGAGGTTTCCAGTGTCGAAATAAGAGAGTGTTTAAAAGAAGTTGTTGATTTAATAATTGATGCTATAAAGCAGGCACTTGAGCAGACACCTCCTGAATTATCCAGTGATATCCTAGACCGCGGGATAATTTTAAGTGGTGGAGGTGCATTGTTAAAAGGTCTTGACCAGAGGATAAAGGTGGAGACTGGCTTGCCTGTCCATGTGGCGGAGGAACCCCTTTTATCAGTTGTTAAAGGTACTGGAAAAATTCTTGAAAATATTGACAAATATAGGGATATCCTCCTTTAA
- a CDS encoding deoxynucleoside kinase encodes MSGNIYVGKNIMTEMLAKRFGWKPLCELLIDNPYFEDFNLDMKKWSFDFQ; translated from the coding sequence TTGTCTGGAAATATTTATGTTGGTAAGAATATTATGACAGAGATGCTTGCTAAGAGATTTGGATGGAAACCATTATGTGAGTTATTGATAGATAACCCCTATTTTGAGGATTTCAATCTAGATATGAAAAAATGGAGTTTTGACTTCCAATAA
- the mrdA gene encoding penicillin-binding protein 2, giving the protein MVYSQNNATPVKKYVTLILLFVSFLILIIRFYILQIVEYNRFVEIAEANRVRIIPIKAPRGNIYDRKGRIIVYNESQYNLNVIPYEIRGSLADTVFRRISSVIDVSINEIRKRVIKNWKGDFFPATISEDVNFNVLTYIEEHKLEFPGVLFTYVPTRAYIDEVRASHIIGYIREIDRENLIKFKKYGYRKGDLIGWRGVERIYETILRGKDGYEYLQVDAHGRVLGNLQERKNIPPTPGNDLYLTIDLEMQKYCERVISDTHGVVIVMNADNGEILSLVSKPDYSLKLFSGIVEPEQWNILTNDPEQPLFNRATQGLYPPGSTFKLIALITALNEGIIDSNWTVNCTGYYKLGRRWFKCWNLGGHGIIDPVDAIGLSCNVFFYTLIRKIDINLWAKYARLFGFGKKTGIDLPIEEEGLVPDEKFLDTKFGVNGWTEGMKLNLAIGQGDLLVTPIQMAKFTSIIATDGKVVQPHLAKMYYDRSRDQYVTFTPKVDSISVIRKDVWELVKRGMYKVVNWKKGTGIRAKLDFKDIKFYGKTGTSQNPLGEPHSWFIGFTDGSERLVIVVLIEHGGTGGSNAAAVAGDVMNYYYKNKFYEVKKLAEKK; this is encoded by the coding sequence ATGGTATATTCACAAAATAATGCTACCCCAGTAAAGAAATATGTAACTCTCATACTGCTTTTTGTATCCTTTTTGATACTTATAATACGTTTTTATATTTTGCAAATTGTTGAATATAATAGATTTGTTGAAATTGCAGAAGCAAATCGTGTTCGAATTATCCCGATAAAAGCTCCAAGAGGTAATATTTATGATAGAAAGGGCAGAATAATTGTTTATAATGAGTCGCAATACAATTTGAATGTCATACCTTATGAAATCAGAGGTTCTTTAGCAGATACAGTTTTTAGAAGAATAAGTAGTGTTATAGATGTATCTATCAATGAGATTAGAAAACGAGTGATCAAAAACTGGAAAGGCGATTTTTTCCCAGCTACTATAAGTGAAGATGTTAATTTTAATGTATTGACATATATTGAGGAGCATAAATTGGAATTCCCAGGGGTGCTTTTTACTTATGTGCCAACCAGGGCATATATTGATGAAGTAAGAGCATCTCATATAATCGGATATATTAGGGAGATAGATCGAGAGAATTTGATAAAGTTTAAGAAATATGGATATAGGAAAGGAGATTTGATTGGCTGGAGAGGTGTGGAAAGAATCTATGAAACTATTCTGCGAGGTAAAGATGGCTATGAATATCTACAGGTGGACGCACATGGGAGAGTTCTCGGTAATTTACAAGAGAGAAAAAATATTCCTCCTACACCGGGCAATGATTTGTATTTAACAATAGATTTGGAAATGCAGAAATACTGCGAACGCGTGATAAGTGATACTCATGGCGTGGTAATTGTTATGAATGCTGACAATGGAGAAATATTAAGTCTTGTTAGCAAACCTGATTACAGTTTAAAATTATTCTCTGGTATTGTTGAGCCAGAACAATGGAATATTTTAACGAATGATCCTGAACAACCCCTCTTTAATAGAGCGACTCAGGGTCTTTATCCACCGGGTTCAACTTTTAAACTCATTGCTCTTATTACAGCACTTAATGAAGGTATTATTGATAGTAATTGGACGGTCAATTGTACAGGCTATTATAAATTAGGTAGAAGATGGTTTAAATGCTGGAATCTTGGGGGACATGGAATCATAGATCCAGTTGATGCCATAGGATTGAGTTGTAATGTGTTTTTCTATACTCTTATAAGAAAGATTGATATAAACCTGTGGGCGAAGTATGCAAGGTTATTTGGTTTTGGTAAAAAGACGGGAATTGATTTGCCAATAGAGGAGGAGGGGCTTGTGCCAGATGAAAAGTTCCTGGATACTAAATTTGGAGTGAATGGATGGACGGAAGGGATGAAATTAAATCTAGCTATTGGACAGGGGGATTTACTTGTTACTCCGATTCAAATGGCAAAATTTACGTCCATTATAGCAACAGACGGTAAAGTAGTTCAGCCACATCTAGCAAAAATGTATTATGATAGATCGAGAGATCAATATGTAACTTTTACTCCGAAGGTTGATTCAATATCTGTGATCAGAAAAGATGTATGGGAACTTGTTAAGAGGGGGATGTATAAAGTTGTAAATTGGAAAAAAGGAACGGGTATCCGTGCTAAGCTGGATTTTAAAGACATTAAGTTTTATGGGAAAACAGGAACTTCACAAAATCCTCTTGGAGAACCCCATTCGTGGTTTATAGGGTTTACCGATGGTTCCGAAAGACTGGTGATAGTAGTTTTAATTGAACATGGGGGTACTGGCGGATCAAATGCTGCGGCAGTAGCTGGAGATGTGATGAATTATTATTATAAAAATAAATTTTACGAGGTGAAAAAATTAGCAGAAAAAAAGTAA
- a CDS encoding phosphoribosylglycinamide formyltransferase, with the protein MKERNKNLKNIAVFASGRGSNFKAILEEIKKGNIPGKVCCVISDRQNPPVFEIARSEGIPTFHLNRKNFKSGDEYVENILNLLDSFNIDLVVLAGYLKLIPSKVVEKYRNKIVNIHPALLPNFGGKGYYGMKVHEAVIESGVKITGVTVHFVDERYDNGPIILQEPVRVLPEDTPETLAHRVLEVEHKVFPKVVKAFCEDKLEVKGRKVIWKE; encoded by the coding sequence ATGAAAGAAAGGAATAAAAATCTTAAAAATATTGCCGTTTTTGCTTCTGGAAGAGGATCGAATTTCAAGGCTATCTTAGAGGAAATAAAGAAGGGGAATATACCGGGAAAAGTATGCTGTGTTATAAGCGACAGGCAGAATCCTCCGGTTTTTGAAATTGCAAGGAGTGAGGGAATACCGACATTTCATTTGAATAGAAAAAATTTCAAAAGCGGGGATGAGTACGTAGAAAATATATTGAATCTTCTTGATAGTTTTAATATTGATTTAGTTGTGCTTGCTGGTTATTTAAAATTAATCCCGTCGAAAGTGGTGGAGAAGTATAGAAACAAAATTGTCAATATACATCCTGCATTACTTCCAAATTTTGGTGGGAAAGGATATTATGGAATGAAAGTACATGAGGCTGTAATAGAGTCGGGAGTGAAAATAACTGGTGTAACGGTGCATTTTGTTGATGAACGCTATGATAATGGACCGATTATTTTACAGGAACCGGTGAGAGTTTTACCTGAAGATACCCCGGAAACCCTTGCTCATAGGGTTCTTGAGGTTGAACATAAAGTTTTTCCAAAAGTTGTGAAGGCTTTTTGTGAGGATAAGCTTGAGGTTAAGGGAAGGAAAGTGATATGGAAAGAATAG
- the rodA gene encoding rod shape-determining protein RodA, with product MLRGEKISRKKVNIITSQNYIIIGISFLLTLFGLLVLYSISKPLQIAFFSKTVGKQLIWFFISIIAFVVMFFTKKKFIYDNAYIFYLIGVALLALPFLIGIKVSETYRWVRLGPLSFQPSEFMKIFFVITVAKYLSGEKLDVNSPNAIFIPLIFTIIPFIVILNQPDLSTAVLFLITLLPMLYWAGVNIYNIFLLISPIISIIAAFNFYSFFVWVIILLIVLYLNSQRIWVSFLVGISNLSLGFFTPFIWDHLKPYQQKRIITMFNVWEDPQGVGYQVIQSQTAIGSGGLFGKGFGQGTQTHLKFLPQQHSDFVFSVVGEEYGFVGVVSVLILFFVLLVLLLNSAYKAKDRFSSLVIIGFQSFLFLHIFINVGVSAGLLPVTGLSLPFISYGGSFLLCCYVMLGIVINLSRKV from the coding sequence ATTTTACGAGGTGAAAAAATTAGCAGAAAAAAAGTAAATATAATTACGAGTCAGAATTATATAATAATAGGGATATCTTTTTTATTAACTCTTTTTGGATTATTAGTACTGTACAGCATATCAAAGCCGTTACAAATAGCTTTTTTTTCAAAGACAGTGGGTAAACAGCTTATATGGTTTTTCATAAGTATAATAGCTTTTGTGGTGATGTTTTTTACTAAGAAGAAGTTTATATATGATAACGCCTACATTTTTTATCTGATAGGTGTAGCCCTTTTGGCTTTACCTTTTTTAATTGGAATAAAGGTGAGTGAAACCTATAGGTGGGTAAGACTTGGTCCTTTAAGCTTCCAACCATCAGAGTTTATGAAAATATTCTTTGTGATAACAGTAGCTAAATATTTATCTGGAGAAAAATTGGATGTTAACAGTCCCAATGCAATATTTATCCCATTGATTTTTACTATAATACCTTTTATTGTAATTTTAAACCAACCAGATTTGAGTACAGCTGTGCTTTTTCTGATTACTTTATTACCCATGTTATACTGGGCTGGAGTCAATATATACAATATTTTTTTGTTGATCTCACCTATTATCAGTATTATAGCGGCTTTTAACTTTTATTCATTTTTTGTGTGGGTTATAATTTTGTTAATTGTTTTGTATTTGAATAGTCAAAGGATTTGGGTGTCGTTCTTAGTCGGTATTTCCAATTTATCTCTTGGATTTTTTACTCCTTTCATTTGGGATCATTTGAAGCCTTATCAGCAGAAACGTATAATTACAATGTTTAATGTCTGGGAGGATCCACAGGGTGTGGGTTACCAGGTTATACAATCTCAGACAGCTATTGGTTCGGGCGGTTTGTTTGGTAAAGGATTTGGGCAGGGGACACAGACACATTTGAAATTTTTACCTCAGCAACATAGTGATTTTGTTTTTTCAGTAGTTGGTGAAGAATATGGCTTTGTTGGCGTTGTATCTGTGTTAATACTCTTTTTTGTATTGTTGGTTTTGTTACTGAATTCTGCCTATAAAGCAAAGGATAGATTTAGTTCGCTTGTGATAATTGGATTTCAATCATTTTTATTTCTTCATATATTTATTAATGTTGGAGTATCAGCGGGGCTTTTACCAGTAACAGGTCTTTCTTTACCATTTATTAGTTATGGTGGTTCATTTCTTTTATGTTGCTATGTAATGCTCGGTATTGTGATAAATTTGAGTAGAAAAGTTTAA
- the mtaB gene encoding tRNA (N(6)-L-threonylcarbamoyladenosine(37)-C(2))-methylthiotransferase MtaB, translated as MKVSVITVGCKVNQAESDSIIDQLIERGYSVVDKRDRADIVIINSCAVTAHAEAKSRGAIAFARRVSPNSKIFVTGCYSQKDPIAVKNIKGVDYVIDNVKKSKLIDIIDNINVVQSKVHIADEFNESCFIKSGLVHRKFRTRAFLKIQDGCNFSCSYCIVPKLRGRSRARPVEDCVEEAKKMVEAGYKEIVLTGVNIGSYKYGKNKLVDLVKRLIEIEGIGRIRLSSIEPNLINDELIDLVRADNRICPHFHIPLQHASDKILTLMNRKYGIEDYDKIFNKIYDSVENVCIGTDVIVGFPGEAVSDFEYLYDYLKGKPFSYIHVFSYSNREGTPAASFDNQVEPREIKVRSQKIQKLSRDKRSEFMKKQIGKALNVLFEKSEDGKYYGYSENYVRVLVKSEINIKDKLLSVRATFMKDEILQGELID; from the coding sequence GTGAAAGTATCTGTTATAACTGTGGGCTGTAAGGTAAATCAAGCGGAGTCTGATTCGATTATTGATCAGTTGATTGAGAGAGGTTACAGTGTAGTAGATAAAAGAGATCGTGCTGATATTGTAATAATTAATAGTTGTGCGGTTACAGCTCATGCTGAGGCAAAATCGCGTGGTGCGATTGCTTTTGCAAGGCGAGTATCGCCAAATAGTAAAATTTTTGTGACAGGGTGTTATTCACAGAAGGATCCGATTGCAGTAAAAAATATTAAGGGTGTTGATTATGTTATTGATAATGTAAAGAAATCGAAATTGATTGATATTATAGATAATATTAACGTAGTTCAAAGCAAAGTTCATATAGCAGATGAATTTAACGAAAGTTGCTTTATAAAGTCTGGATTGGTGCACAGAAAGTTCAGAACAAGAGCTTTTTTGAAGATCCAGGATGGCTGTAACTTTAGCTGTTCCTATTGCATAGTCCCAAAACTAAGGGGTAGGTCAAGAGCCAGGCCTGTTGAGGACTGCGTGGAAGAAGCAAAAAAGATGGTAGAAGCTGGCTATAAAGAGATAGTTTTGACGGGAGTAAATATCGGTTCATATAAATATGGGAAAAACAAACTTGTAGATTTGGTAAAAAGGCTTATTGAAATTGAAGGCATTGGGAGGATTAGGTTAAGCTCCATAGAACCGAATCTTATCAATGATGAGTTAATAGATCTTGTGAGAGCAGATAACAGAATTTGCCCACATTTTCACATCCCGTTACAGCATGCCAGTGATAAAATTTTAACTCTTATGAACAGGAAATATGGTATTGAAGATTATGATAAAATTTTTAATAAAATATATGATTCGGTAGAGAATGTCTGTATCGGGACTGATGTAATTGTTGGATTTCCGGGTGAGGCAGTTTCTGACTTTGAATACTTGTACGACTATCTGAAAGGAAAACCTTTTAGTTATATTCATGTTTTTAGTTATTCAAATAGGGAAGGGACACCTGCAGCCAGTTTCGATAATCAGGTTGAACCACGTGAGATAAAAGTCCGATCCCAGAAAATTCAAAAATTATCAAGGGATAAGAGAAGCGAATTTATGAAGAAGCAAATAGGTAAAGCCCTTAACGTTCTTTTTGAAAAATCAGAGGATGGTAAATATTATGGTTATTCAGAAAATTACGTAAGAGTATTGGTAAAAAGTGAGATTAATATTAAAGATAAATTGTTATCCGTTCGAGCCACATTTATGAAGGATGAGATTTTACAGGGAGAGCTAATTGATTAA
- a CDS encoding glucose-1-phosphate thymidylyltransferase encodes MKGLITAGGRGTRLRPITHTQNKHLIPIANKPMLSYALEYMRDAGIRDVGIITNKDSKEVEEVYGDGSDLGLNISYIPQEAPLGLAHCVKIAQDFIGDESFVFYLGDNIIVGGIKGFIDEFYKNDANCHLVLAKVKDPERFGVPDLKGNRIVRIEEKPKKPRSPYAVTGIYIYDKHIFEAVNNIEPSARGELEISDAHQYLIDKGYKVTYSEITGWWKDTGKPEDLLEANRLMLDNLKGSIEGKIKGNSQITGRVVIEKGAEIINSNIRGPAIIGAGSSIVESYIGPYTSVYYDCCIEHSEIEYSIILERCVVKNQNVRIEASLLGKDVKIIKANTKPYTNRFLIGDQSIVEIR; translated from the coding sequence ATGAAGGGATTAATAACTGCAGGAGGACGAGGTACTCGTCTTAGACCAATAACTCATACTCAGAATAAGCACCTTATTCCGATCGCCAATAAACCTATGCTCAGTTATGCACTGGAATATATGAGAGATGCCGGGATAAGGGATGTTGGAATCATAACAAACAAGGATAGTAAAGAGGTTGAAGAAGTTTATGGTGATGGTTCTGATCTGGGATTGAACATTAGTTATATTCCCCAGGAGGCTCCACTGGGGCTTGCTCACTGCGTGAAGATTGCGCAGGATTTCATCGGTGATGAATCATTTGTATTTTATCTCGGTGATAATATTATTGTTGGTGGTATTAAGGGATTTATTGATGAGTTTTACAAAAATGATGCAAACTGTCATCTTGTGCTTGCGAAAGTGAAAGATCCTGAAAGGTTTGGTGTCCCTGATTTGAAGGGTAACAGAATCGTAAGAATTGAAGAAAAACCGAAAAAGCCCAGGAGTCCTTATGCTGTTACGGGAATTTATATTTACGATAAACATATTTTCGAGGCGGTAAACAATATCGAGCCGAGTGCTCGAGGTGAGCTTGAAATATCCGATGCACATCAATATCTAATTGATAAGGGTTATAAAGTAACCTATTCTGAGATTACTGGCTGGTGGAAGGATACAGGTAAACCTGAGGATTTACTTGAAGCAAATAGGCTGATGCTGGATAATTTAAAAGGCAGTATTGAGGGTAAAATAAAGGGTAATAGCCAGATTACTGGAAGAGTAGTTATAGAAAAAGGGGCTGAGATAATCAACAGCAACATTCGTGGACCTGCAATAATAGGAGCTGGTAGTAGTATTGTGGAGTCATATATCGGCCCGTATACATCGGTTTATTATGACTGTTGTATAGAACATTCGGAGATAGAGTATAGTATTATACTTGAAAGATGTGTTGTTAAAAATCAAAATGTTCGAATTGAGGCGAGTTTACTTGGTAAAGATGTTAAGATAATTAAAGCAAATACGAAGCCATATACAAATAGATTCCTCATTGGTGATCAGAGCATTGTTGAAATAAGATGA
- the mreD gene encoding rod shape-determining protein MreD — protein MITKFILYIGICIVVLFAQIIFVQWLTIEDIRPDFILILVILTGRLQGKVAGSVSGFLFGLIIDSIGVGSYLGLSALVKTITGFISGYLKGSKLKMNSYLFYFFNFLIVTFHFLIFYMINFLGSDLSPLYVISRYVFPSTLYTYMLFVIIDKLLSLEK, from the coding sequence ATGATTACAAAATTCATATTGTATATCGGTATTTGTATAGTTGTGTTATTTGCACAAATAATTTTTGTACAATGGTTAACGATAGAAGATATAAGACCTGATTTTATATTGATTCTTGTTATTTTGACTGGAAGGTTGCAAGGGAAAGTCGCAGGGTCGGTTTCCGGTTTTTTGTTTGGTTTAATAATAGATTCAATTGGAGTGGGTTCTTATCTAGGACTTTCGGCACTCGTAAAAACCATTACAGGTTTTATCTCTGGATATTTAAAGGGTAGCAAGTTAAAAATGAATTCATATCTTTTCTATTTTTTCAATTTTTTGATAGTTACTTTTCACTTTCTCATTTTTTACATGATCAATTTTCTTGGTTCAGATCTTTCGCCACTCTATGTAATTTCGAGGTATGTATTTCCGTCTACTCTTTACACTTATATGCTTTTTGTAATTATAGATAAGCTATTGTCTTTGGAAAAATGA